The nucleotide sequence GCCCGCGGCCAACGAATCAATGAAGTCTCAAGCCGGGCCATGGCCCAACTGATCAGCTACGACTGGCCGGGAAATGTCCGTGAACTTGAAAATGCAATCGAGCATGCGTATGTAACCAGCACGACCGAGCGGATTGAACGACGCTTTTTGCCGAAGCAGGTCGCACAGGCCGATATTCTTCGCTTACCGGAAACGGAAAATACCGTTCACGGCATCACCGAGAAGGAGCAGATTCGCTATTCACTGGAAAAACACCGATGGAAGAAACATGCGGCCGCGCATGACCTTGGCCTGAGCCGCACCACTTTATGGCGCAAAATGAAACAGTACGACCTCGCCTGATTGGCTTTCAGAATTCTTCGATAAGCTGCTCGAGCTCAAACTTGACCTTGCTTGCGGCAACGACAGCTCTGGGATCTTCAAGCAGGTCCATCATATGAACCGGATCCTTTGCCATAATGGTCACCTGGCCGCAGAAATCCTCGTAAATGACAATATTGCACGGGAGGAGGAGTCCGATATTCGGATCGGCCGTAAAAGCCTCTTCTGCAAAATCGGGCCGGCAGGCACCGATAATCAGGTAACGCTTAAAGGGCAGATCATCCTTGCCACTGAAGATATCGGCGACATTGATACGGCTGTGGATCTCGAAGCCATAGCTATGCAGCAATTTTTCAACCCGGGCCAGGACCTCTTGAAAACTGCTTTCGGATTTCTTGCCAAAACCATAGCGACATTCGACGTCCATCCTACCCTCCAATATCCTTCATCGTCCGGCAGCGCAATGGCTTCTCGCCCGCTTCGAGATGATGTCCGGCCGGCTTGGCATTGGCGGCTTCGAGCAGAAGCTCTTCAATACGGGCGGCACTGAATGCGTCACTGCGCAGGCCGGCGAGGAGATCAATTTCGTCATCCGACATCAAACAGGGGCGCAAACGACCATCAGCCGTTAACCGCAAGCGGTTGCATGATCCGCAAAAATGACGGGAAACAGCGGTTATAATACCGATCTGTCCCTGGCCGTCCGGATAGCGGTACATCCGGGCCGGACCATCCAACGCTCCATTACTATTCTCAACCGACAACAACTCGCCGACTTTTTCAAGCTGATCGAGAATTTCATCCTCTGAAATCCGCTGGTCGGCATTGAACCCGAGATCATCACGGACCGGCATGAACTCGATAAAGCGGACATCGCAGCGTCGGTTGAGAGTCAGGCGGGCAAAATCGGCAATTTCATCCTCATTGAAGCCGCGAATCGGTACCATATTGACTTTGATCGGTGTCAAGCCAACATCTTTGGCCGCTTCAAGTCCGGCGAGAACCTGAATCAGGCCGTCACGTCGCGTGATTCGCTTAAAACGCTCTTCATGCAGGGTGTCGAGACTGACATTGACTCGCGACAGGCCGGCCGCCTTAAGGGCCCCGGCGTGTTCGGCCAGAAGCAGACCGTTGGTCGTCAGAACGACCTCCGGCGAGCCGGGCAAATCGGCCAGGGTACGGATAAAATTGACCAGGCCGCGCCGAACCAGAGGCTCACCACCGGTCACCCTGATTTTACGTACACCGAGACGGACCGCAGCGGCGGCAACCCGCCCCATCTCCTCATAGCTCATCACCCGGTTGTGGCCGATCGAGTCAACCCCTTCATCGGGCATACAGTAGAGACAGCGCAGGTTACACCGGTCAGTGACCGAAAGACGCAGATATTCGATTGTCCGACCAAAACGATCTTGCAAAGAGGTCTCCGGTCCGTTGGGATGAAACCCCATGGTACCACCAACGGCGGCGCCGAAACAATTGAAGTTTTACGACTGGGCGCCTTCAGTTCCCGGTTTGTTTGGCAGGAATTGCTCAAAGTGCTTTTTATCATTGCAGCAGCGGTATGCTTCATCCGGAGTGATTGTCTTCGCCTTGAGATGATCGAGAAGATGCTGGTCCATCAACTGCATCCCATCCCCCTTGCCGGTCTGCATGATCGAAGGGATCTGGAAGGTCTTGCCTTCACGGATCAGGTTGCTGATCGCCGAGTTGCCGATCAGGATTTCAAGAGCAGCACATCGTCCCTTGCCGTCGGCTGTTTTCAGCAACTGTTGGCAGATAACACCGCGCAAAGATTCACCAAGCATCGTTCGAACCTGTTCCTGGGCATCCTTCGGAAACGCATCGATAATCCGGTCTATTGTTTTAGCTGCCGAGTTGGTGTGCAGGGTTCCGAACACAAGATGTCCGGTTTCAGCGGCGGTCATAGCCAGTGAGATGGTTTCGAGGTCGCGCATCTCGCCAACCAGAATAACATCGGGGTCTTCACGCAGTGCCGCGCGAAGGGCATTCTGGAACGAATCCGAATGGGCGCCAATTTCACGCTGGTTGACCAGCGACTTTTTGTTGGGATGAACGAATTCGAGTGGATCCTCAATCGTCAGGATATGTTCCTTGCGGGTTGAGTTGATGAGATCGATCATCGAAGCAAGAGTTGTCGACTTGCCGCTTCCGGTCGGACCGGTGACCAGAACCAGCCCTTTTTTCAATTGAGTCAGTTTTCGCACCCCGAACGGC is from Desulfuromonas sp. and encodes:
- the moaA gene encoding GTP 3',8-cyclase MoaA, which gives rise to MGFHPNGPETSLQDRFGRTIEYLRLSVTDRCNLRCLYCMPDEGVDSIGHNRVMSYEEMGRVAAAAVRLGVRKIRVTGGEPLVRRGLVNFIRTLADLPGSPEVVLTTNGLLLAEHAGALKAAGLSRVNVSLDTLHEERFKRITRRDGLIQVLAGLEAAKDVGLTPIKVNMVPIRGFNEDEIADFARLTLNRRCDVRFIEFMPVRDDLGFNADQRISEDEILDQLEKVGELLSVENSNGALDGPARMYRYPDGQGQIGIITAVSRHFCGSCNRLRLTADGRLRPCLMSDDEIDLLAGLRSDAFSAARIEELLLEAANAKPAGHHLEAGEKPLRCRTMKDIGG
- a CDS encoding type IV pili twitching motility protein PilT → MAKINSLFKMLQQQGASDLHISSGAPPMFRLHGEMVPLNYPPLSHDQAKSLLYEILYDHQKKAFEETSDLDFAYELKGVARFRGNILMTHRGIAAVFRIIPTEILTADQLGLPFGVRKLTQLKKGLVLVTGPTGSGKSTTLASMIDLINSTRKEHILTIEDPLEFVHPNKKSLVNQREIGAHSDSFQNALRAALREDPDVILVGEMRDLETISLAMTAAETGHLVFGTLHTNSAAKTIDRIIDAFPKDAQEQVRTMLGESLRGVICQQLLKTADGKGRCAALEILIGNSAISNLIREGKTFQIPSIMQTGKGDGMQLMDQHLLDHLKAKTITPDEAYRCCNDKKHFEQFLPNKPGTEGAQS